From the Stigmatella erecta genome, one window contains:
- a CDS encoding PhoH family protein, translating into MRNPSSMESPVIRPPTSAKVDVRDNETALALCGNQNENLKLMERRLGVRVGQRGTELHLSGPADAVAFAVRLVENLEGMIRAGRPVYREDVEQGIKVLGRGTESLQDVMLGPVLKSSGNRQIAPKSLAQKRYVENIRAHDIVFGIGPAGTGKTYLAMAMAVAFLQERKVKRIILARPAVEAGEKLGFLPGDIAEKVNPYLRPLYDALNDMMAGERAAQLVEQGVVEVAPLAFMRGRTLNDAFVILDEAQNTTVEQMKMFLTRLGYNSKAVITGDVTQVDLPVGKMSGLNHARAILKNIEGICFSEFTEVDVVRHPLVQEVIRAYDKAEAAKAEAAAREQQGVQEAQEPAVSEAPEAEEPLAT; encoded by the coding sequence TTGAGAAATCCCTCCTCTATGGAATCTCCCGTCATCCGTCCTCCTACCTCCGCCAAGGTCGATGTCCGCGACAATGAGACCGCCCTGGCGCTCTGCGGCAATCAGAACGAGAACCTGAAGCTCATGGAGCGGCGGCTCGGTGTGCGCGTGGGACAGCGCGGCACGGAGCTGCACTTGTCCGGCCCTGCGGATGCCGTCGCCTTCGCCGTGCGGCTGGTGGAGAACCTGGAGGGGATGATCCGGGCGGGCCGGCCCGTTTACCGGGAGGACGTGGAGCAGGGCATCAAGGTCCTGGGACGGGGCACGGAGTCCCTGCAGGACGTCATGCTGGGGCCGGTGCTCAAGAGCTCCGGCAACCGGCAGATCGCCCCCAAGAGCCTGGCGCAGAAGCGCTACGTGGAGAACATCCGCGCCCACGACATCGTCTTCGGCATCGGGCCCGCGGGCACGGGCAAGACGTACCTGGCCATGGCCATGGCGGTGGCCTTCCTGCAGGAGCGGAAGGTCAAGCGCATCATCCTGGCCCGGCCCGCGGTGGAGGCCGGCGAGAAGCTGGGCTTTCTGCCAGGCGACATCGCCGAGAAGGTGAACCCGTACCTGCGCCCCCTGTACGACGCGCTCAACGACATGATGGCGGGGGAGCGCGCGGCGCAGCTCGTGGAGCAGGGCGTCGTCGAGGTGGCCCCGCTGGCCTTCATGCGCGGCCGCACGCTCAACGACGCCTTCGTGATCCTGGACGAGGCGCAGAACACCACCGTCGAGCAGATGAAGATGTTCCTCACGCGCCTGGGCTACAACAGCAAGGCGGTCATCACCGGTGACGTGACGCAGGTGGACCTGCCGGTGGGGAAGATGTCGGGCCTCAACCACGCCCGCGCCATCCTCAAGAACATCGAGGGCATCTGCTTCTCGGAGTTCACCGAGGTGGACGTGGTCCGCCACCCGCTGGTGCAGGAAGTCATTCGCGCCTATGACAAGGCTGAGGCCGCCAAGGCCGAAGCCGCCGCCCGGGAGCAGCAGGGGGTGCAGGAGGCGCAGGAGCCCGCCGTGTCCGAGGCTCCGGAGGCCGAGGAGCCGCTCGCTACATGA
- a CDS encoding DUF4105 domain-containing protein, whose translation MPRPVPLLICLLGLLLFVAPAHAAARPPWGTGESQGEDLVISLVTFSPGDDVASWWGHGSLVVEDTRLGRQRLYNYGMFSFDSTMLGRYAMGRLEFWVDEASVAGTYRHYEALNRDVRVQILNLTPEQRLLIASLLADNVLPENREYLYHHYDDNCVTRLRDMIDRAIGGQLRQADQAPARMTLREHTRRYTAVSPPMSVLLDFLMNDEIDRPITRWQEAFLPDELERQVAALQVQRPEGQPVPLEEKRWIYFQSSRPAVPELPPRYGPWMLLMGLAVGASAVGLRAWARRGSRWPGVLLGLEHVVLGLVFGLPGTALFVMWLVTNHTVTYRNENLFLANPLTLLLVPLGLPLVWGSQKAPARLRAVWGALAALGVLGLVLKVLPPFNQDNWRLIALLLPISLGFAGAFFLDRAWARAKPGPPGEQSLPSSPKTP comes from the coding sequence ATGCCTCGCCCCGTGCCCCTGCTCATCTGCCTGCTTGGCTTGTTGCTGTTCGTGGCCCCGGCCCATGCCGCCGCGCGTCCCCCGTGGGGAACGGGCGAGAGCCAGGGCGAGGACCTGGTCATCTCCCTGGTGACCTTCAGCCCCGGCGACGACGTGGCCTCCTGGTGGGGCCATGGCTCGCTCGTGGTGGAGGACACGCGGCTGGGCCGCCAGCGCCTCTACAACTACGGCATGTTCTCCTTCGACAGCACCATGCTGGGCCGCTACGCGATGGGGCGGCTGGAGTTCTGGGTGGACGAGGCGAGCGTGGCCGGCACGTACCGCCACTACGAGGCGCTCAACCGCGATGTCCGCGTCCAGATTCTCAACCTGACGCCGGAGCAGCGGCTGCTCATCGCCAGCCTGCTCGCGGACAACGTGCTGCCCGAGAACCGCGAGTACCTGTACCACCACTACGACGACAACTGCGTCACGCGGCTGCGCGACATGATCGACCGGGCCATCGGCGGCCAGCTCCGGCAGGCCGACCAGGCCCCGGCCCGCATGACGCTGCGCGAGCACACGCGCCGGTACACCGCGGTGAGCCCGCCCATGAGCGTGCTGCTCGACTTCCTGATGAACGACGAGATCGACCGGCCCATCACCCGCTGGCAAGAGGCCTTCCTGCCGGACGAGCTGGAGCGGCAGGTGGCCGCGCTGCAGGTGCAGCGCCCGGAGGGGCAGCCGGTACCGCTGGAGGAAAAGCGGTGGATCTACTTCCAGTCGAGCCGGCCCGCCGTTCCCGAGCTGCCGCCCCGCTATGGCCCGTGGATGCTGCTGATGGGGCTCGCCGTGGGCGCGAGCGCCGTGGGGCTGAGGGCCTGGGCGCGCCGGGGCAGCCGCTGGCCGGGCGTCCTGCTCGGGCTGGAGCACGTGGTGCTGGGGCTGGTGTTCGGCCTGCCGGGCACGGCGCTGTTCGTCATGTGGCTGGTGACGAACCACACGGTGACGTACCGCAACGAGAACCTCTTCCTGGCCAACCCGCTGACGCTGCTGTTGGTGCCGCTGGGGCTGCCGCTCGTGTGGGGCTCCCAGAAAGCCCCGGCGCGGCTGCGCGCGGTGTGGGGGGCGCTGGCGGCCCTGGGCGTGCTGGGGCTCGTGCTCAAGGTGCTGCCCCCCTTCAACCAGGACAACTGGCGGCTCATCGCGCTGCTGCTGCCCATCTCCTTGGGCTTCGCGGGCGCGTTCTTCCTGGACCGGGCGTGGGCCCGTGCGAAGCCCGGGCCGCCGGGTGAACAGTCCCTTCCGTCTTCCCCGAAGACCCCCTAG
- the ybeY gene encoding rRNA maturation RNase YbeY has protein sequence MARRAAPEPSAPRKPIVRLRKGKLIPREDGKRIEEFVGAATTGTSSASVARMLAPPGWSEPAQKPEFDEVVLVQLGELTLVIDGKRERIGPGEVGLVPRGRRVIYRNDGKGACDYWSICAPAFRPELAHIEEPVAPPPPDNHVTVQVAHSQGEGHARTLATLGRTFLDRLELSGCELSLSLVGDRAIRRLNRTWRKKDKATDVLSFPAGELPKGTPGPRQLGDVVISIDTAKRQAKEYGRTLESEMARYLAHGLLHLLGHDHERTYDARKMATLEEKLLGERGMVSDAVRADRVRRLV, from the coding sequence ATGGCAAGGCGCGCAGCGCCTGAGCCGTCCGCCCCAAGGAAACCCATCGTGAGACTGCGCAAGGGCAAGCTCATTCCCCGCGAGGACGGCAAGCGCATCGAGGAGTTCGTCGGCGCGGCCACCACGGGCACCTCCTCCGCCTCCGTGGCGCGCATGCTGGCGCCGCCGGGCTGGTCCGAGCCCGCGCAGAAGCCCGAGTTCGACGAGGTGGTGCTCGTGCAGCTCGGCGAGCTGACCCTCGTCATCGACGGCAAGCGCGAGCGCATTGGCCCCGGCGAGGTAGGGCTCGTGCCGCGCGGCCGCCGGGTCATCTACCGCAACGACGGGAAGGGGGCGTGCGACTACTGGTCCATCTGCGCCCCGGCATTCCGTCCGGAGCTGGCCCACATCGAGGAGCCAGTGGCCCCGCCCCCGCCGGACAACCACGTCACGGTGCAGGTGGCCCACTCGCAGGGCGAGGGCCATGCCCGCACGCTCGCGACGCTGGGGCGCACCTTCCTGGACCGGCTGGAGCTGAGCGGCTGCGAGCTGTCGCTCTCCCTGGTGGGGGACCGGGCCATCCGCCGGCTCAACCGCACCTGGCGCAAGAAGGACAAGGCCACGGACGTGCTGAGCTTTCCCGCCGGGGAGTTGCCCAAGGGAACGCCAGGGCCCCGGCAGCTCGGGGACGTGGTCATCTCCATCGATACCGCCAAGCGCCAGGCCAAGGAGTACGGCCGGACGCTGGAGTCCGAGATGGCCCGCTACCTGGCGCACGGCCTGCTGCACCTGCTCGGGCACGACCACGAGCGCACCTACGATGCCCGGAAGATGGCGACCCTGGAGGAGAAGCTGCTCGGGGAGCGGGGCATGGTGTCCGACGCGGTCCGGGCCGACCGGGTGCGCCGGCTCGTCTGA
- the rpsT gene encoding 30S ribosomal protein S20 — protein sequence MANTKSAEKRNRQAQKRRARNTAVRTTVKNAVKKARESLTTKDGAKSADAVKEATRTLAKAASKGVLHPRNAARRIARLAKAAAKPAAKAQ from the coding sequence TTGGCGAATACCAAGTCCGCAGAGAAGCGCAACCGTCAGGCCCAGAAGCGCCGCGCCCGCAACACCGCCGTGCGCACCACGGTGAAGAACGCCGTGAAGAAGGCCCGTGAGAGCCTCACCACCAAGGACGGCGCGAAGAGCGCGGACGCCGTGAAGGAAGCGACCCGGACGCTGGCCAAGGCCGCCTCCAAGGGCGTCCTGCACCCGCGCAACGCCGCTCGCCGCATCGCCCGCCTCGCCAAGGCCGCCGCGAAGCCGGCCGCCAAGGCCCAGTAG
- a CDS encoding HD family phosphohydrolase: protein MAEPEPSPAGPSPLDTLTRRLKLSGEVWGKRVTHVLLLLVVSVSAGFVISPGLYSQQIPALAEEHLGKPFRANSPAGFKAARDYEISHVAMTEQRRQEARGAVRPVYDLNPGVGSEVRNAVKGAFADMRARLAAKAAEESAQAGEDGEVRREPVKPNRKPPVLPPQEAERQRKEREALQADFQEQLFGQRDAAMEVEDFQALLTNGFAEEAELATLSLLERAYGSERGPLFIGGSREELSREGALGITVRDVRHAGEQSLPGTAPGVLDVRETHAELDRFSSIPGNLLPDAPVAQRRAVLRLAKRLVRPNLTINIAETNARRLKASDAVKDAVLSMKKGQRVIGDGELVNETHLVILKGMRAQTDRLDLLQLQIGGTGLVALLIAASFVFCRTAFRRFRPTRKDGMLLGLLLVGILGLLQLWVSIADAIQDRYTALPIEALYYAFPMAAGAMLVRFLLSEELSLFFALVLACLAGVMLGNSLSFGIYTLVGSLVAADRIPRARDRVGIFKAGFVTGLVSLVAVLCLFLVEGKGLTPETVLSALFAALGTALAVPVMVMALTPLLEALFGYASDIKLLELANLNHPALKELIVQAPGTYHHSIIIGSLVENAAEAIGANPLLARSCAYYHDIGKGRNPLFFGENQKGENRHDALAPAMSAVIIKRHVTEGLEMARQYRLPKLVADAIPQHHGTRLVGYFFHKALKEQEGKENAPPLDESIFRYPGPKPQFREAALVMIADAVEASTRAMPEPTKAKLHAQVQKMINIIFSEGQLDECDLTLKDLNLISDSFLHTLEGIYHARPEYPAGAVGGGPKTAPLMVASPPKPEAKSDGKARSA, encoded by the coding sequence ATGGCCGAACCGGAACCTTCGCCCGCCGGGCCCAGCCCCTTGGACACGCTGACGCGCCGCCTCAAGCTCAGTGGAGAGGTGTGGGGCAAGCGCGTGACGCACGTGCTGCTGTTGCTCGTCGTCTCCGTGTCCGCGGGCTTCGTCATCTCCCCTGGGCTCTACAGCCAGCAGATCCCTGCCCTGGCCGAGGAGCACCTGGGCAAGCCCTTCCGGGCCAACTCGCCCGCGGGCTTCAAGGCCGCGCGGGATTACGAGATCAGCCACGTCGCCATGACGGAGCAGCGGCGCCAGGAAGCCCGCGGCGCCGTGCGGCCGGTGTACGACTTGAACCCTGGGGTCGGCTCCGAGGTCCGCAACGCCGTGAAGGGCGCCTTCGCGGACATGCGGGCCCGTCTGGCCGCCAAGGCCGCCGAGGAGAGCGCCCAGGCGGGCGAGGACGGAGAGGTCCGCCGGGAGCCGGTCAAGCCCAACCGCAAGCCCCCGGTGCTCCCGCCCCAGGAGGCCGAGCGCCAGCGCAAGGAGCGCGAGGCGCTGCAGGCGGACTTCCAGGAGCAGCTGTTCGGCCAGCGCGACGCGGCCATGGAGGTGGAGGACTTCCAGGCGCTGCTCACCAACGGCTTCGCGGAAGAGGCCGAGCTGGCCACGCTGTCCTTGCTGGAGCGGGCCTACGGCTCGGAGCGGGGCCCGCTGTTCATCGGTGGCTCCCGGGAGGAGCTGTCCCGGGAGGGCGCCCTGGGCATCACCGTCCGGGATGTGCGCCACGCGGGCGAGCAGAGCTTGCCGGGCACCGCGCCGGGCGTGCTGGACGTGCGCGAGACGCACGCGGAGCTGGACCGGTTCTCGTCCATTCCGGGCAACCTGCTGCCGGATGCGCCCGTGGCCCAGCGGCGGGCGGTGCTGCGGCTGGCCAAGCGGCTGGTGCGGCCCAACCTCACCATCAACATCGCCGAGACGAACGCGCGGCGCCTGAAGGCCTCGGATGCGGTGAAGGACGCCGTCCTCTCCATGAAGAAGGGCCAGCGCGTCATCGGGGATGGCGAGCTCGTCAACGAGACGCACCTGGTCATCCTCAAGGGCATGCGGGCGCAGACGGACCGGTTGGATCTGCTGCAATTGCAGATCGGCGGCACGGGGCTGGTGGCGCTGCTCATCGCCGCCTCGTTCGTGTTCTGCCGGACGGCGTTCCGGCGGTTCCGGCCCACGCGCAAGGACGGCATGCTGCTGGGCCTGCTGCTGGTGGGAATCCTCGGGCTGCTCCAGCTCTGGGTGTCCATCGCGGACGCCATCCAGGACCGGTACACGGCGCTGCCCATCGAGGCGCTCTACTACGCCTTCCCCATGGCGGCCGGCGCCATGCTGGTGCGCTTCCTGCTCTCCGAGGAGCTGTCGCTCTTCTTCGCGCTGGTGCTCGCGTGCCTGGCGGGCGTGATGCTGGGCAACTCCCTGTCCTTTGGCATCTACACGCTGGTGGGCTCGCTGGTGGCGGCGGACCGCATTCCCCGGGCGCGCGACCGCGTGGGCATCTTCAAGGCGGGCTTCGTCACCGGCCTCGTGAGCCTGGTGGCCGTGCTGTGCCTCTTCCTGGTGGAGGGCAAGGGGCTCACCCCGGAGACGGTGCTCTCCGCGCTGTTCGCGGCGCTGGGCACCGCCCTGGCCGTGCCGGTGATGGTGATGGCGCTCACGCCGCTGCTGGAGGCCCTCTTCGGCTATGCCTCGGACATCAAGCTGCTGGAGCTGGCGAACCTGAACCACCCGGCGCTCAAGGAGCTGATCGTCCAGGCCCCGGGCACCTACCACCACTCCATCATCATCGGCTCGCTGGTGGAGAACGCGGCCGAGGCCATCGGCGCGAACCCCCTGCTGGCCCGCTCGTGCGCCTACTACCACGACATTGGAAAGGGCCGGAACCCGCTCTTCTTCGGGGAGAACCAGAAGGGGGAGAACCGGCACGACGCGCTGGCCCCCGCCATGAGCGCCGTCATCATCAAGCGGCACGTGACGGAGGGGCTGGAGATGGCGCGCCAGTACCGGCTGCCCAAGCTGGTGGCGGACGCCATCCCCCAGCACCACGGCACCCGGCTGGTCGGCTACTTCTTCCACAAGGCCCTGAAGGAGCAGGAGGGCAAGGAGAACGCCCCTCCGCTCGACGAGAGCATCTTCCGCTACCCGGGCCCCAAGCCTCAGTTCCGCGAGGCGGCGCTGGTGATGATCGCCGACGCGGTGGAGGCCTCCACCCGCGCCATGCCCGAGCCCACGAAGGCGAAGCTGCACGCGCAGGTGCAGAAGATGATCAACATCATCTTCTCCGAGGGGCAGCTCGACGAGTGCGACCTGACGCTCAAGGACCTGAACCTGATCTCGGATTCCTTCCTGCACACGCTGGAAGGGATCTACCATGCACGTCCGGAGTACCCGGCCGGAGCGGTGGGCGGAGGGCCGAAGACCGCACCGTTGATGGTGGCCTCCCCCCCGAAGCCGGAAGCCAAGAGCGATGGCAAGGCGCGCAGCGCCTGA
- the mazG gene encoding nucleoside triphosphate pyrophosphohydrolase, whose product MSTTGTELERLVGIMRRLRGEGGCPWDREQDLRSMRPYLAEETFEVLDEMDRVAYGGPWRSLCEELGDLLFQIVFHAQLAAEKDAFTMADVCRAISDKIESRHPHVFGDRQVQNSTEVLFNWAQLKAEEKKRKTGRVGSVLDGVPTAAPALLRAERLTEKASRMGFDWPDVAGVRAKLDEELAELDEAIASKDRDALEHELGDVLFSLANLGRFLHTPPEDALRMAIRRFTTRFQHIESALQAEGVPLGSATLEHMERHWQGAKAAEKALPPPASLPRAPLTALRFPANDLAAQRAFWDAVAPLIGWQAVPAPSGEARYSDGALLLVFTSGGTGTPGAGVTLGAPSSRSVERLRATLEASHPGAVQGGSSPGVRFQDPAGLLWEYTA is encoded by the coding sequence ATGAGTACGACCGGGACAGAGCTGGAACGGCTGGTAGGGATCATGCGCCGCCTGCGCGGGGAGGGGGGGTGCCCCTGGGACCGCGAGCAGGACCTGCGCTCGATGCGCCCCTACCTCGCCGAGGAGACCTTCGAGGTCCTCGACGAGATGGACCGGGTGGCCTACGGCGGCCCTTGGCGCTCGCTGTGCGAGGAGCTGGGCGACCTGCTCTTCCAGATCGTCTTCCACGCGCAGCTGGCGGCCGAGAAGGACGCGTTCACGATGGCCGACGTGTGCCGCGCCATCAGCGACAAGATCGAGAGCCGCCACCCCCACGTCTTCGGCGATCGCCAGGTCCAGAACTCCACCGAGGTGCTCTTCAACTGGGCGCAGCTCAAGGCCGAGGAGAAGAAGCGGAAGACGGGCCGGGTAGGCTCCGTGCTCGACGGCGTGCCGACGGCCGCCCCAGCCCTGCTGCGGGCCGAGCGGCTCACCGAGAAGGCCAGCCGCATGGGCTTCGACTGGCCGGACGTGGCCGGGGTCCGGGCCAAGCTGGACGAGGAGCTCGCCGAGCTGGACGAGGCCATCGCCTCCAAGGACCGGGACGCGCTGGAGCACGAGCTGGGCGATGTCCTCTTCTCCCTGGCCAACCTCGGCCGGTTCCTGCACACGCCCCCCGAGGACGCGCTGCGCATGGCCATCCGCCGCTTCACCACCCGCTTCCAGCACATCGAGTCCGCCCTCCAGGCCGAGGGCGTCCCCCTGGGGAGTGCGACCCTGGAGCACATGGAGCGACATTGGCAGGGCGCCAAGGCGGCGGAGAAGGCGCTCCCCCCTCCTGCGTCCCTGCCCCGCGCGCCCCTGACCGCCCTGCGCTTCCCGGCGAACGACTTGGCGGCCCAGCGGGCGTTCTGGGACGCCGTCGCGCCGCTGATCGGCTGGCAGGCGGTGCCGGCCCCCTCCGGAGAGGCGCGCTACAGCGATGGGGCGCTGCTGCTGGTCTTCACCTCGGGGGGGACGGGAACCCCTGGCGCGGGGGTGACGTTGGGGGCGCCCTCCTCCCGGTCGGTGGAGCGGCTCCGGGCCACGCTGGAGGCCTCTCACCCGGGGGCCGTTCAGGGGGGCTCTTCCCCCGGGGTGCGCTTCCAAGACCCGGCGGGCCTTCTCTGGGAATACACCGCCTAG
- a CDS encoding DUF4388 domain-containing protein has protein sequence MALQGTLKDFGIADILQLIGQQQKTGQLYLESKEQEVNVFFKDGNIARVESITRKKKDLIGNMLVRAEIITEAQLEESLETQRRTLKRLGDVLVSSGFITADRFKKMMQLQATETLYRLFSWDAGTYAFKAEPVESDTEAITPLRAESVLMEGFRMVDEWPVIRKKINRLDMTFECLKPLPPPVNTEPDFDAAFDDAFAEKKKDENKGEFKSVGDSERRVYEAISPTRDVRKLIDVSCLGEFETCKALLNLINLQYVRPYYPEGQSPSAGGSALLAKAGQSLGRVGASMAALGAILFLAVQILGFLSPKATAASSFADPGAQRFISRNQLKRIEAAVEVFRLEKGEVPERLDALVEAGLLKPEELRYPWREPYYYRRLASRDFVLLPPLQ, from the coding sequence ATGGCCCTTCAGGGAACGCTCAAGGACTTTGGCATCGCGGACATCCTCCAGCTCATTGGCCAGCAGCAGAAGACCGGCCAGCTGTACCTGGAGAGCAAGGAGCAGGAGGTCAACGTCTTCTTCAAGGACGGCAACATCGCCCGGGTCGAGAGCATCACCCGCAAGAAGAAGGACCTCATCGGCAACATGCTGGTGCGCGCGGAGATCATCACCGAGGCGCAGCTCGAGGAGTCGCTGGAGACGCAGCGCCGCACCCTCAAGCGCCTGGGCGACGTGCTCGTCTCCAGCGGCTTCATCACCGCCGACCGCTTCAAGAAGATGATGCAGTTGCAGGCCACCGAGACGCTTTACCGCCTGTTCAGCTGGGACGCGGGCACCTACGCCTTCAAGGCCGAGCCCGTCGAGTCCGACACGGAAGCCATCACGCCGCTGCGCGCCGAGTCGGTGCTGATGGAAGGCTTCCGGATGGTGGATGAGTGGCCCGTCATCCGGAAGAAGATCAACCGGCTGGACATGACGTTCGAGTGCCTCAAGCCCCTGCCTCCGCCCGTCAACACGGAGCCGGACTTCGATGCCGCGTTCGACGACGCGTTCGCGGAGAAGAAGAAGGACGAGAACAAGGGCGAGTTCAAGTCGGTGGGCGACTCGGAGCGGCGCGTCTACGAGGCCATTTCCCCCACGCGGGACGTGCGCAAGCTCATCGACGTGAGCTGCCTGGGCGAGTTCGAGACCTGCAAGGCGCTGCTCAACCTCATCAACCTGCAGTACGTGCGGCCCTATTACCCCGAAGGACAATCGCCCTCGGCGGGGGGCTCGGCGCTGCTGGCCAAGGCGGGCCAGAGCCTGGGGCGGGTGGGCGCCAGCATGGCGGCGCTGGGGGCCATCCTGTTCCTGGCCGTGCAGATCCTGGGGTTCTTGTCGCCGAAGGCCACGGCTGCCTCCTCGTTCGCCGATCCGGGGGCCCAGCGGTTCATCTCCCGCAACCAGCTCAAGCGGATTGAGGCCGCGGTGGAGGTCTTCCGCCTGGAAAAGGGCGAAGTACCGGAGCGTTTGGATGCGCTGGTGGAGGCGGGCTTGTTAAAACCAGAGGAGCTTCGGTACCCGTGGCGCGAGCCCTATTATTACAGGCGCTTGGCGTCCCGGGACTTTGTTCTGCTTCCGCCGTTGCAGTAG
- a CDS encoding tetratricopeptide repeat protein: MRLLPVILSLLALPAPAAAQGMDAPSLIQEVDPSPEPPPEEESDDSVYEDEERSPARRPGRSKRPVAEEEPSEEPPDRLPTPSIAPPPTAAPAAPKPAAPKAEVPTRTPPPPLLAPRVSDADLLAVWERWVQARTAKDTAAADQARKDLLKLRDEVAASDFDTFSASLLRESQSRLQAKDMTSAVHLAEDAASLSPNLPYARFVLADAYARRDPGAVGKYMGEFQAALAAVVKDPRYLRPAIANMVATALLALLATAVAVVGVLFLRRIRYFLHDIHHVFPRGVGRWQSIMVVIAILLMPVLLRLGVVPVLVVLLGMVVLYLSAAERTVAAVLLALVGLIPLIAGQVAKATTFAGTVAEDVYLLERGGFAADDAAARLLVRQEAKEATFAELFALGRYESRRGQLEAATQHFKAAAALRQRHALLLTNFGNALLASGDVDGATRLYQEAAQADTSLAAAPYNLAQIYRRRARELPDDKVGAELQRASETMAVAQRLDASLVGRDVPPDDRLLANQLLLSPALPVADMLALADGSAAGKRVASQLDRMLLGVSGPVARFYPLVLAGLLFLWGSARDRLRASKGCEKCGRTVCRRCDPDLGMGSFLCSQCTNVFARKGVVPEPMRARKQAEVQRHQTWLGRISLALGALVSGAGHVFSGLPVRGTLYCFLFLLAVTVLLMTQGVLRAPYGEAPHYLKMAPAVLVLLPLYLLSLRGLFKRRTQ; this comes from the coding sequence TTGCGTTTGCTGCCGGTGATTCTCTCGCTGCTGGCGCTGCCTGCGCCGGCGGCCGCTCAGGGCATGGATGCGCCCTCGCTGATCCAGGAGGTGGATCCCTCGCCCGAGCCTCCTCCCGAGGAGGAGTCCGATGACTCCGTGTACGAGGATGAGGAGCGCAGCCCGGCGCGCCGTCCCGGCCGGTCGAAGCGGCCCGTCGCGGAGGAGGAGCCCTCGGAGGAGCCCCCGGACCGGCTTCCCACGCCGTCGATAGCCCCTCCGCCCACGGCGGCCCCCGCGGCCCCGAAGCCCGCGGCGCCCAAGGCCGAGGTGCCCACCCGCACGCCGCCGCCCCCGCTGCTGGCGCCCCGCGTCTCGGATGCGGACCTGCTGGCCGTCTGGGAGCGCTGGGTCCAGGCCCGGACGGCGAAGGACACGGCCGCCGCGGATCAGGCGCGTAAAGACTTGCTGAAGCTCCGGGACGAGGTGGCCGCCTCGGACTTCGACACCTTCAGCGCCAGCCTGCTGCGCGAGTCCCAGTCGCGGCTCCAGGCCAAGGACATGACCTCGGCGGTGCACCTGGCCGAGGACGCGGCGTCGCTGTCGCCCAACCTGCCCTATGCGCGCTTCGTGCTCGCGGATGCCTATGCGCGCAGGGATCCGGGCGCCGTGGGCAAGTACATGGGGGAGTTCCAGGCGGCCCTCGCCGCGGTGGTGAAGGATCCGCGTTACCTGCGGCCCGCGATCGCGAACATGGTGGCCACGGCGCTGCTGGCGCTGCTGGCCACGGCGGTGGCGGTGGTGGGCGTGCTCTTCCTGCGGCGCATCCGCTACTTCCTGCACGACATCCACCACGTCTTTCCCCGGGGTGTGGGGCGCTGGCAGTCCATCATGGTGGTGATCGCCATCCTGCTGATGCCCGTGCTGCTCCGGCTGGGCGTGGTGCCCGTGCTGGTGGTCCTCCTCGGCATGGTGGTGCTCTACCTGTCCGCGGCGGAGCGGACCGTGGCGGCCGTGCTGCTGGCGCTGGTGGGATTGATTCCCCTGATCGCCGGGCAGGTCGCCAAAGCCACCACCTTCGCGGGGACGGTGGCCGAGGACGTGTACCTGCTGGAGCGCGGCGGCTTCGCGGCGGATGACGCGGCGGCCCGGCTCCTGGTCCGCCAGGAGGCGAAGGAGGCCACCTTCGCGGAGCTGTTCGCCCTGGGGCGCTACGAGTCCCGCCGCGGCCAGCTCGAGGCGGCCACCCAGCACTTCAAGGCGGCGGCGGCCTTGCGCCAGCGCCACGCGCTGCTGCTCACGAACTTTGGCAACGCGCTGCTGGCCTCCGGCGACGTCGATGGCGCCACGCGCCTGTACCAGGAGGCGGCACAGGCGGACACCTCGCTCGCGGCGGCGCCCTACAACCTGGCGCAGATCTACCGGCGCCGGGCCCGGGAGCTGCCGGACGACAAGGTGGGCGCCGAGCTGCAGCGCGCCAGCGAGACCATGGCCGTGGCGCAGCGGCTGGATGCCTCGCTCGTGGGCCGGGACGTGCCGCCGGATGACCGGCTGCTGGCGAACCAGCTCCTGCTCTCGCCGGCGCTGCCCGTGGCGGACATGCTGGCCCTGGCGGATGGCTCGGCCGCGGGCAAGCGCGTGGCGTCCCAGCTGGACCGCATGCTCCTGGGCGTGTCGGGGCCGGTGGCGCGGTTCTACCCGCTGGTGCTGGCCGGCCTGCTGTTCCTCTGGGGCTCGGCGCGCGACCGGCTCCGGGCCTCCAAGGGCTGTGAGAAGTGCGGCCGCACGGTGTGCCGGCGGTGTGATCCGGATCTCGGCATGGGCAGCTTCCTGTGCAGCCAGTGCACGAACGTGTTCGCCCGCAAGGGCGTGGTGCCCGAGCCGATGCGGGCGCGCAAGCAGGCGGAGGTCCAGCGCCACCAGACCTGGCTGGGCCGCATCTCGCTGGCGCTCGGGGCGCTGGTGTCGGGCGCGGGCCACGTCTTCTCGGGGCTGCCGGTCCGGGGCACGCTCTACTGCTTCCTGTTCTTGCTGGCGGTGACGGTGCTGCTGATGACCCAGGGGGTGCTGCGCGCGCCCTATGGCGAGGCGCCGCACTACCTGAAGATGGCACCGGCGGTGCTGGTGCTCCTGCCCCTCTACCTCCTGTCGCTGCGTGGGCTGTTCAAGCGGCGCACGCAGTAA